A single Candidatus Methylomirabilota bacterium DNA region contains:
- a CDS encoding cytochrome P450, with protein sequence MGEPVQFNPLLPEVIADPYPLYRRLRAEDPVHLSPMGVWFLARYDDAAMILRDPRFGKRGYQQLLTARFGREGLGRSMLFQDPPDHTRLRTLVSKAFTPRVIESMRDKIQGIVDRLLDDVKGKETMDVIADLAYPLPVNVICEMVGVPAGDRGRFEQWAHDIARSLDAIAFPDPEIVERANRAEDGLNAYFHGLVAERRRAPRADLLTALIAAEEAGDRLSTRELFATGILLFIAGHETTVNLIGNGTLALLRHPDQMQRLRDDPSLIATAVEELLRYDSPVQRTGRIVYEDVVLDGKTIPKGALAVGLLGAANRDPAQFTDPDRLDITRGANQHLAFGWGIHFCLGAPLARLEGQIAIGTLLQRLPRLALATERLEWRETSTLRGLKALPVAL encoded by the coding sequence ATGGGCGAGCCGGTCCAGTTCAACCCGCTGCTCCCGGAGGTCATCGCCGACCCCTATCCGCTCTACCGGCGGCTGCGCGCCGAGGACCCCGTGCACCTGAGCCCGATGGGCGTGTGGTTCCTCGCGCGCTACGACGACGCGGCGATGATCCTGCGCGATCCCCGCTTCGGCAAGAGGGGCTACCAGCAGCTTCTCACCGCGCGCTTCGGGCGCGAGGGGCTCGGCCGGTCGATGCTCTTCCAGGACCCGCCCGATCACACGCGCCTGCGCACGCTCGTAAGCAAGGCCTTCACCCCGCGGGTGATCGAGAGCATGCGCGACAAGATCCAGGGGATCGTGGACCGCCTGCTGGACGACGTGAAGGGCAAGGAGACGATGGACGTCATCGCCGATCTCGCCTATCCGCTGCCCGTCAACGTCATCTGCGAGATGGTGGGCGTCCCGGCCGGAGACCGCGGGCGCTTCGAGCAGTGGGCGCACGACATCGCGCGCAGCCTCGACGCCATCGCCTTCCCCGATCCCGAGATCGTCGAGCGGGCCAACCGTGCCGAGGACGGGCTGAACGCCTACTTCCACGGGCTCGTGGCGGAGCGACGGCGGGCGCCGCGCGCGGATCTCCTGACCGCCCTCATCGCCGCCGAGGAGGCGGGCGACCGGCTGAGCACCAGGGAGCTGTTCGCCACGGGGATCCTCCTCTTCATCGCCGGCCACGAAACGACCGTGAACCTCATCGGCAACGGCACGCTGGCCCTGCTGCGCCACCCCGACCAGATGCAGCGCCTGCGGGATGACCCGTCGCTCATCGCGACCGCCGTCGAGGAGCTCCTGCGCTACGACAGCCCCGTGCAGCGCACGGGCCGCATCGTCTACGAGGACGTCGTCCTCGACGGCAAGACCATCCCCAAGGGCGCGCTCGCCGTCGGCCTGCTCGGCGCGGCCAACCGCGACCCCGCGCAGTTCACCGACCCCGACCGCCTGGACATCACGCGCGGCGCCAACCAGCACCTGGCCTTCGGCTGGGGCATCCACTTCTGCCTGGGCGCCCCGCTGGCGCGCCTGGAGGGCCAGATCGCCATTGGCACGCTGCTCCAGCGCCTGCCGCGCCTGGCCCTGGCCACCGAGCGGCTCGAGTGGCGGGAGACCTCGACGCTGCGCGGGCTGAAGGCGTTGCCGGTCGCGCTTTGA
- a CDS encoding TAXI family TRAP transporter solute-binding subunit, which produces MIRLLIFGLALLATVAVAEAQLPKQVTLATNPPGTVFYAVASGLAKVASGAAGYQMVVQPYTGTSTMLPLLNTGEVDFGLVNAVDMGLSYRGPGFKIGGRNPFPHAPNLRLVMRGSPLMVGLLVRKDSPIKSVYDLRGKRMTGEYPAHLAVWYNMFGHLSSAGLTWNDVKVVPVPAVNDGVDALVQGRTEVTQHALNSAKVKEADSIVGVRHVSIDCSPEGEKRLRAAVPGYYPRWVKAGTATAVGEDTCVIAYDTYLAAGKSLPDPVVEAALKALWDNESRLAPLHPMLREWTRDRAVGLDVTIPYHPAAIRFYKERGLWKPEMDQAQQKLLAVTP; this is translated from the coding sequence ATGATCCGCCTTCTCATTTTCGGCCTGGCGCTGCTCGCCACCGTCGCCGTCGCGGAGGCGCAGCTCCCCAAGCAGGTGACGCTCGCCACCAACCCGCCCGGCACCGTGTTTTACGCCGTCGCCAGCGGGCTGGCCAAGGTCGCCAGCGGCGCCGCCGGATACCAGATGGTCGTCCAGCCCTACACCGGCACCAGCACGATGCTGCCGCTGCTCAACACCGGCGAAGTCGACTTCGGCCTCGTCAACGCCGTCGACATGGGGCTCTCCTACCGCGGCCCCGGCTTCAAGATCGGCGGCCGCAACCCCTTCCCCCACGCGCCGAATCTGAGATTGGTCATGCGCGGCTCGCCGCTCATGGTGGGGCTGCTCGTGCGCAAGGACTCGCCCATCAAGAGCGTCTACGACCTCAGGGGCAAGCGGATGACCGGCGAGTACCCGGCGCACCTGGCCGTCTGGTACAACATGTTCGGCCACCTCTCGAGCGCCGGCCTCACCTGGAACGACGTGAAGGTCGTCCCGGTGCCGGCCGTCAACGACGGCGTGGATGCCCTCGTGCAGGGGCGGACCGAGGTCACCCAGCACGCCCTGAACTCGGCCAAGGTCAAGGAGGCCGATTCCATCGTCGGCGTGCGCCACGTCTCTATCGACTGCTCGCCCGAGGGCGAAAAGCGCCTGCGGGCGGCGGTGCCGGGCTATTACCCCCGCTGGGTCAAGGCCGGCACGGCCACGGCGGTCGGGGAGGACACGTGCGTCATCGCCTACGACACCTACCTGGCCGCCGGCAAGAGCCTGCCCGATCCGGTGGTCGAGGCTGCGCTGAAGGCGCTCTGGGACAACGAGAGCCGGCTCGCGCCGCTGCACCCGATGCTCCGCGAGTGGACGCGGGACCGGGCCGTCGGCCTCGACGTGACGATCCCCTACCATCCGGCCGCCATTCGCTTCTACAAGGAACGGGGCCTGTGGAAGCCGGAAATGGACCAGGCGCAGCAGAAGCTGCTCGCGGTGACCCCATGA
- a CDS encoding UbiD family decarboxylase: protein MRDLREWLERVERLGMLHRVAAEVDRDEEMSAVTYLAGQSLDAPALLFERIKGYPRGFRVLWNLLGGSVARTAIALGEAPDIGVVDLVQRVRTKLARSIPPVLVDAAEAPVNANHMIGAEVDLVRFPAPRHWPGDGGRYIGTADAVITRDPDGGWLNVGTYRQMVQGRAQVGLYLSPGKDARLHIERYWARNEPCEVVAVWGVDPALLIAGSQTFPKNVSELDFIGGLVGHPVELVKGQVVSLPYPARAEIVMEGVIPPNSQKLEGPFGEFTGYYGRPEDLAFLVEVKAIHYRDDPILTSALMADYPASEQGMFFAVARSARIWTDLDRLGVPGIKGVWAHPAAAGGFGMTVVSLEQRYAGHAPQALALAAQVPGGAYFTKWIIAVDEDVDPSNMNQVIWAMATRCNPVEDIDILRQTWSTWLDPTQNPPEERPYGSKALVNACMEHRYLKQFSKRTKVRRSVYEAVAAKWSRLGFTGEAPKLWALDDQEVHE, encoded by the coding sequence ATGCGTGATCTGAGAGAGTGGCTGGAGCGCGTGGAGCGGCTGGGCATGCTCCACCGCGTGGCCGCCGAGGTCGACCGCGACGAGGAGATGAGCGCGGTCACGTACCTGGCCGGCCAGTCGCTGGACGCCCCCGCGCTGCTCTTCGAGCGAATCAAGGGATACCCGCGCGGGTTCCGCGTGCTCTGGAACCTGCTCGGCGGGAGCGTGGCCCGGACGGCGATCGCGCTGGGCGAAGCGCCCGACATCGGCGTCGTCGACCTCGTCCAGCGCGTCAGGACCAAGCTCGCGCGCTCGATTCCCCCCGTGCTGGTCGACGCCGCCGAGGCGCCCGTGAACGCGAACCACATGATCGGTGCCGAGGTCGATCTCGTTCGCTTCCCCGCGCCCCGCCACTGGCCCGGCGACGGCGGGCGGTACATCGGCACTGCCGACGCCGTCATCACCCGTGATCCCGACGGCGGCTGGCTCAACGTCGGCACCTACCGCCAGATGGTGCAGGGCAGGGCCCAGGTCGGGCTCTATCTCTCGCCCGGGAAGGACGCGCGGCTGCACATCGAGCGGTACTGGGCCCGCAACGAGCCCTGCGAGGTCGTCGCCGTCTGGGGAGTCGATCCCGCCCTGTTGATCGCCGGCTCCCAGACCTTCCCCAAGAACGTCTCCGAGCTCGACTTCATCGGCGGCCTCGTGGGCCATCCCGTCGAGCTCGTGAAGGGTCAGGTGGTGAGCCTGCCCTACCCGGCCCGGGCCGAGATCGTGATGGAAGGCGTCATCCCGCCGAACTCCCAGAAGCTCGAGGGGCCGTTCGGCGAGTTCACCGGCTACTACGGCCGGCCCGAGGACCTGGCCTTCCTCGTCGAGGTGAAGGCCATTCACTACCGCGACGATCCGATCCTCACCAGCGCCCTGATGGCGGATTATCCGGCCTCCGAGCAGGGAATGTTCTTCGCCGTGGCGCGCTCGGCGCGCATCTGGACGGACCTCGACCGGCTCGGCGTGCCCGGCATCAAGGGCGTGTGGGCACACCCGGCGGCGGCCGGCGGGTTCGGCATGACGGTGGTGTCGCTGGAGCAGCGCTACGCGGGGCACGCGCCCCAGGCCCTGGCGCTGGCGGCGCAGGTTCCCGGGGGGGCGTACTTCACGAAGTGGATCATCGCGGTGGACGAGGACGTGGATCCCTCGAACATGAACCAGGTGATCTGGGCGATGGCCACGCGGTGCAATCCGGTCGAGGACATCGACATCCTGCGCCAGACGTGGTCCACGTGGCTGGACCCGACGCAGAACCCGCCGGAGGAGCGGCCGTACGGCTCCAAGGCGCTGGTCAACGCCTGCATGGAGCACCGCTACCTGAAGCAGTTCTCCAAACGCACCAAAGTCCGCCGGTCGGTCTACGAGGCGGTCGCCGCCAAGTGGTCCCGGCTCGGCTTCACGGGCGAGGCGCCGAAGCTCTGGGCCCTCGACGACCAGGAGGTCCACGAATGA
- a CDS encoding amidohydrolase family protein: MKIDIFPHILPRKYFDRMLQVAPQGLHMQKRISGVPVLVDLDQRLRIMDRYEGYVQVLTLAAPPIEVAAGPDVSPELARLANDEMAALVGKHPDRFVGFVASLPMNNPDAALKEIDRAIDQLGATGVQIFSNVNGRPLDRPEYQQLFARMAERRLPIWMHPARPPSFPDYAGEPRSKYDIWWAFGWPYETSAAMARLVFSGIFDRHPDLVIITHHMGAMIPFCAGRIGGGLDQLGSRSDDPDDVGALKRLRKRPIDYFRMFYGDTALFGAWHAMESGLAFFGADQILFGTDMPFDPEKGTGFIRDTIAAMERMRAPAEDKAKIYEGNARRLLKLRLR; encoded by the coding sequence ATGAAGATCGACATCTTTCCCCACATCCTCCCCCGGAAGTACTTCGACCGGATGCTGCAGGTCGCGCCGCAGGGCTTGCACATGCAGAAGCGAATATCGGGCGTCCCGGTCCTGGTCGACCTGGACCAACGGCTCCGGATCATGGACCGCTACGAGGGCTACGTGCAGGTCCTCACGCTGGCGGCCCCGCCCATCGAGGTCGCCGCCGGCCCCGACGTGAGCCCCGAGCTGGCCCGGCTGGCCAACGACGAGATGGCCGCGCTGGTCGGCAAGCACCCCGACCGGTTCGTCGGCTTCGTGGCCTCACTGCCCATGAACAACCCCGACGCGGCGCTCAAGGAGATCGACCGCGCCATCGACCAGCTCGGCGCCACCGGCGTGCAGATCTTCAGCAACGTCAACGGCCGGCCGCTCGATCGACCGGAGTACCAGCAGCTCTTCGCGCGCATGGCCGAGCGCCGGCTGCCCATCTGGATGCACCCGGCCCGGCCGCCGAGCTTCCCCGACTACGCCGGCGAGCCGCGCTCGAAGTACGACATCTGGTGGGCGTTCGGCTGGCCGTACGAGACGAGCGCGGCGATGGCGCGCCTGGTCTTCTCCGGCATCTTCGACCGACACCCCGACCTGGTGATCATCACCCACCACATGGGCGCGATGATCCCGTTCTGCGCGGGGCGCATCGGCGGCGGGCTCGATCAGCTCGGCAGCCGCAGCGACGACCCCGACGACGTCGGCGCGCTAAAGCGTCTCCGGAAGCGCCCCATCGACTACTTTCGGATGTTCTACGGCGACACCGCGCTCTTCGGCGCCTGGCACGCCATGGAGAGCGGCCTGGCCTTCTTCGGCGCCGACCAGATCCTCTTCGGCACCGACATGCCCTTCGACCCCGAGAAGGGGACCGGCTTCATCCGCGACACGATCGCCGCGATGGAGCGCATGCGGGCGCCGGCGGAGGACAAGGCCAAGATCTACGAGGGCAACGCGCGGCGGCTCCTGAAGCTGCGCCTCCGCTGA
- a CDS encoding UbiD family decarboxylase, with protein MFSGRASVGGVVEEMAVGPVTSRRGAGQATEARAPRDLREWIAAVDKLGQLKRITEEVSRNEEMGAITYMAHQEIGAPALLFERIKESPKGFRALWNPIGSSVDRFALAMGEPPGLSVMELIQRCRIKFASPIPPVVVEGEGAFVNENHLRDDKVDLRAFPAARHWAGDGGEYIGTCDAIITRDPDGGWLNVGCYRQMVQGKNQVGLYLSPGKDARLHIERYWSRNEPCEVVMCWGIDPAMFIAASQTFPKTVSELDYIGGLMGRPVELVKGDATSLYYPARAEIVAEGILPPNSQKLEGPFGEFTGYYGRPEDFAFLVEIKAVHYRDNPILTHALMADYPANECALLYAVARSARVWSDLDKLGVPGIKGVYAHPAAAGGFGMTVVSLEQRYAGHAPQALALAAQCPGGAYFSKWIIAVDEDVDPSNTNQVIWAMATRCNPIEDIDILRQTWSTWLDPTQNPPEERPYGSKALVNACMEHRYIKQFSKRTKVRRSVYESVAARWEALGFKGTPPRLWALED; from the coding sequence ATGTTTAGCGGCCGGGCGTCGGTGGGAGGAGTGGTGGAAGAGATGGCGGTGGGGCCGGTGACCTCGCGACGCGGCGCAGGCCAGGCGACGGAGGCGCGGGCGCCGCGCGACCTGCGCGAGTGGATCGCCGCGGTGGACAAGCTCGGCCAGCTCAAACGGATCACGGAAGAGGTGAGCCGCAACGAGGAGATGGGGGCCATCACCTACATGGCCCACCAGGAGATCGGCGCCCCGGCGCTGCTGTTCGAGCGGATCAAGGAGTCGCCGAAGGGCTTCCGCGCGCTGTGGAACCCGATCGGCTCCAGCGTCGACCGCTTCGCCTTGGCGATGGGCGAGCCGCCGGGGCTCAGCGTGATGGAGCTGATCCAGCGGTGCCGGATCAAGTTCGCCAGCCCGATCCCGCCCGTCGTCGTCGAGGGCGAGGGCGCCTTCGTCAACGAGAACCACCTGCGCGACGACAAGGTGGACCTCCGCGCGTTCCCGGCCGCGCGCCACTGGGCGGGCGACGGCGGCGAGTACATCGGCACCTGCGACGCCATCATCACCCGCGACCCCGACGGCGGCTGGCTGAACGTCGGCTGCTACCGCCAGATGGTGCAGGGCAAGAACCAGGTCGGGCTCTACCTGTCGCCCGGGAAGGACGCGCGGCTGCACATCGAGCGCTACTGGAGCCGCAACGAGCCGTGCGAGGTGGTGATGTGCTGGGGCATCGACCCCGCCATGTTCATCGCCGCCTCGCAGACCTTCCCCAAGACGGTCTCGGAGCTGGACTACATCGGCGGCCTGATGGGGCGGCCGGTGGAGCTGGTGAAGGGCGACGCCACCAGTCTCTATTACCCCGCGCGCGCGGAGATCGTGGCCGAAGGGATCCTCCCGCCGAACTCCCAGAAGCTCGAGGGCCCGTTCGGCGAGTTCACGGGATATTACGGGAGGCCCGAAGACTTCGCGTTCCTCGTCGAGATCAAGGCGGTGCACTATCGCGACAACCCGATCTTGACCCACGCGCTCATGGCCGACTATCCGGCCAACGAGTGCGCGCTGCTCTACGCGGTGGCGCGCTCGGCGCGCGTCTGGAGCGATCTCGACAAGCTCGGCGTGCCCGGCATCAAGGGCGTGTACGCGCACCCGGCGGCGGCCGGCGGGTTCGGCATGACCGTGGTATCGCTGGAGCAGCGCTACGCGGGGCACGCGCCCCAGGCTCTGGCGCTGGCGGCCCAGTGTCCGGGCGGGGCGTACTTTTCGAAGTGGATCATCGCGGTGGACGAGGACGTGGATCCCTCGAACACGAACCAGGTGATCTGGGCGATGGCCACGCGGTGCAATCCCATCGAGGACATCGACATCCTGCGCCAGACGTGGTCCACGTGGCTGGACCCGACGCAGAACCCGCCGGAGGAGCGGCCGTACGGCTCCAAGGCGCTGGTCAACGCGTGCATGGAGCACCGGTACATCAAGCAATTCTCCAAGCGGACGAAGGTTCGTCGCTCCGTGTACGAGTCCGTGGCGGCCCGGTGGGAGGCCCTGGGCTTCAAGGGCACGCCCCCCAGGCTCTGGGCGCTGGAAGACTGA
- a CDS encoding TAXI family TRAP transporter solute-binding subunit, translated as MSGPALRRLGAALALGATALAAPAAAQKAASIGTNPPGSVFYAIGSGLAKVAGDAGAAKLTVQPYAGTSTFVPLLESGELELGVNNAVDMGLVYRGPKFTIGGRNPFPHGPSLRVVMRGAPLMIAPVVRRDSPMKTIHDVKGKRVTGEYPANLAIWYNVFGALASAALTWNDVRVVPVPALNDGIDALVQGRADVSSYALNGAKVREADAAVGVRHLSIDCSPEGDKRLRAAVPGYYPRRVKKGEALAVADDMCAVAYDIYVVAGRGVDEGLVEGMLRSVWEHGDKLLPLHPIFREWARERLASAEVTMPYHPAAVRFFRDKGVWTAEMERVQQQLRQLSR; from the coding sequence ATGAGCGGGCCTGCGCTGCGCCGGCTGGGAGCAGCGCTCGCGCTCGGCGCCACCGCGCTGGCGGCGCCCGCGGCCGCGCAGAAGGCCGCCAGCATCGGCACCAACCCGCCGGGCAGCGTCTTCTACGCCATCGGCAGCGGCCTGGCCAAGGTGGCGGGGGATGCCGGTGCCGCGAAGCTCACCGTCCAGCCCTACGCCGGGACGAGTACCTTCGTGCCGCTGCTCGAATCGGGCGAGCTGGAGCTGGGGGTCAACAACGCGGTCGACATGGGCCTGGTCTACCGGGGGCCGAAGTTCACGATCGGCGGCCGGAACCCGTTTCCGCACGGGCCGAGCCTCCGTGTGGTGATGCGTGGGGCGCCGCTGATGATCGCGCCGGTCGTCCGTCGCGACTCGCCGATGAAGACCATTCACGACGTCAAGGGCAAGCGGGTGACCGGCGAGTACCCGGCCAACCTCGCCATCTGGTACAACGTCTTCGGGGCGCTGGCCAGCGCCGCCCTCACCTGGAACGACGTGCGGGTGGTCCCGGTCCCGGCCCTGAACGACGGCATCGACGCGCTAGTGCAAGGGCGGGCCGACGTGTCGTCCTACGCCCTGAACGGCGCCAAGGTGCGGGAGGCGGACGCCGCCGTCGGCGTGCGCCACCTGTCCATCGACTGCTCGCCGGAAGGCGACAAGCGGCTGCGCGCGGCGGTGCCGGGCTACTACCCGCGCCGGGTGAAGAAGGGCGAGGCACTGGCGGTCGCGGACGACATGTGCGCGGTCGCCTACGACATCTACGTCGTCGCCGGCCGGGGCGTCGACGAGGGGCTGGTGGAGGGCATGCTGCGCTCGGTCTGGGAGCACGGCGACAAGCTCCTGCCGCTGCATCCGATCTTCCGTGAATGGGCGCGGGAGCGGCTGGCCAGCGCCGAGGTCACGATGCCCTATCACCCGGCCGCCGTCCGCTTCTTCCGGGACAAGGGCGTGTGGACGGCCGAGATGGAGCGGGTCCAGCAGCAGCTCCGGCAGCTCTCCCGCTGA
- a CDS encoding TRAP transporter permease yields the protein MGDKFRALTGVPQALECALLALLTLVGALWSLEVHHYLPVAFFKEQYLGLFLALALAAVFVGVKARATEAPGRVPWYDWLLALGGAGVGLYITVLYPRIAYQLGVATWDKVGLGALAILLVLEATRRLVGWVMVGLGAAFILYAKFAFLFPGLLGGKGSSWERIAVYLYLDTNSLLGLPVSVTAGMVVAFIFFGQMLYAVGGDRFLTDLALVAMGRYRGGPAKVSVVGSCLFGTVSGSAVSNVVVDGPITIPMMKRTGYAPHVASAIEAVASTGGQIMPPVMGVAAFLIAEFLAIPYSEVALGALIPALLYYLAIFVQVDLEAAKHGLQGLPREQLPRPGEVMRRGWAFLVPLAILLYTLMIAVWEAGKAGMAAVLATIVIGFLQREGRLTPARLGRAMIGTGRILLDIIAITAVAGLVIGALQLSGLGFKFSMLLVNVAGGSSLALLFLSAIVCIILGMGMPTAIIYVMLAVLVGPALVQLGVAPLGAHLFLFYFGMLSMITPPVCLATYAAASIGGADFMKTGWTGMRLGIVAYVVPFVFAYHPALLMKGSALDIALAAGTAVLGVVLLGIGGAGYLFRPLGWGQRAWAALAGLLLLPPLSSWVWVVANVAGLALGLLLVLVEWAATSRAIQPLTPRAGHPRPAPGSRTPLQP from the coding sequence GTGGGCGACAAGTTCCGCGCGCTGACGGGCGTCCCGCAGGCGCTGGAGTGTGCGCTCCTCGCTCTCCTGACGCTCGTAGGCGCGCTCTGGTCGCTGGAGGTCCACCACTACCTGCCGGTCGCCTTCTTCAAGGAGCAGTACCTCGGCCTCTTCCTGGCGCTGGCGCTGGCGGCCGTCTTCGTCGGCGTGAAGGCGCGCGCGACGGAGGCGCCCGGCCGCGTGCCCTGGTACGACTGGCTGCTCGCGCTGGGCGGCGCCGGCGTCGGCCTCTACATCACCGTGCTCTACCCGCGGATCGCCTACCAGCTCGGCGTGGCGACGTGGGACAAGGTGGGGCTGGGCGCGCTGGCCATCCTGCTGGTGCTGGAGGCGACCCGGCGGCTCGTGGGCTGGGTGATGGTGGGGCTCGGCGCCGCGTTCATCCTCTACGCCAAGTTCGCCTTCCTCTTCCCCGGGCTGCTCGGCGGCAAGGGCTCGAGCTGGGAGCGCATCGCCGTCTACCTCTACCTGGACACCAACAGCCTGCTCGGCCTGCCCGTGTCGGTGACGGCCGGCATGGTGGTGGCCTTCATCTTCTTCGGCCAGATGCTCTACGCCGTGGGCGGCGACCGGTTCCTCACCGACCTCGCCCTGGTGGCGATGGGCCGCTACCGCGGCGGGCCCGCGAAGGTCTCGGTGGTGGGCTCGTGCCTGTTCGGGACGGTCTCGGGCAGCGCGGTGTCCAACGTGGTCGTGGACGGGCCGATCACCATTCCTATGATGAAGCGCACCGGCTACGCGCCGCACGTGGCCTCGGCCATCGAGGCGGTGGCCTCCACCGGCGGCCAGATCATGCCCCCGGTCATGGGCGTGGCGGCCTTCCTCATCGCCGAGTTCCTCGCCATTCCCTACTCGGAGGTGGCGCTGGGCGCCCTGATCCCCGCACTCCTCTACTACCTGGCGATCTTCGTCCAGGTGGACCTGGAGGCCGCCAAGCACGGCCTGCAGGGGCTGCCCCGCGAGCAGCTGCCGCGCCCGGGCGAGGTGATGCGGCGGGGGTGGGCCTTCCTGGTGCCGCTGGCCATCCTGCTCTACACGCTCATGATCGCCGTGTGGGAGGCGGGCAAGGCGGGGATGGCGGCGGTGCTGGCCACCATCGTCATCGGATTCCTGCAGCGCGAGGGCCGCCTGACCCCGGCGCGGCTCGGCCGCGCGATGATCGGGACCGGGCGCATCCTGCTCGACATCATCGCCATCACGGCGGTGGCGGGCCTGGTGATCGGCGCGCTCCAGCTCTCGGGCCTCGGCTTCAAGTTCTCGATGCTCCTCGTGAACGTGGCCGGCGGCAGCTCGCTGGCGCTGCTGTTCCTCAGCGCCATCGTCTGCATCATCCTGGGCATGGGGATGCCCACGGCCATCATCTACGTGATGCTGGCCGTCCTGGTGGGGCCCGCGCTGGTGCAGCTCGGCGTCGCGCCGCTGGGCGCGCACCTCTTCCTCTTCTACTTCGGGATGCTCTCGATGATCACGCCGCCGGTGTGCCTGGCGACCTACGCCGCGGCCTCCATCGGCGGCGCGGACTTCATGAAGACGGGCTGGACCGGGATGCGCCTGGGGATCGTGGCTTACGTGGTGCCGTTCGTCTTCGCGTACCATCCCGCGCTGCTCATGAAGGGCTCGGCCCTGGACATCGCGCTCGCCGCCGGCACCGCTGTCCTCGGCGTCGTCCTGCTCGGCATCGGCGGCGCGGGCTACCTGTTCCGCCCGCTCGGCTGGGGCCAGCGCGCCTGGGCCGCGCTGGCCGGCCTGCTGCTCCTGCCGCCGCTCTCGAGCTGGGTGTGGGTCGTCGCCAACGTGGCGGGCCTCGCGCTCGGGCTCCTGCTCGTGCTCGTCGAGTGGGCCGCGACCTCGCGAGCGATCCAACCCCTCACGCCCCGGGCGGGCCATCCGCGGCCCGCGCCGGGCTCAAGGACTCCACTACAGCCATGA